In Triticum aestivum cultivar Chinese Spring chromosome 5B, IWGSC CS RefSeq v2.1, whole genome shotgun sequence, the following proteins share a genomic window:
- the LOC123116229 gene encoding WRKY transcription factor WRKY76 translates to MDTARRSPVCLDLMVGLPMVCEPSSARCTGMRAQADIASSACGRATSMTSSEANKIMEAKFTEVTEENRRLTEMIGYLYANSQNFARQSPEGEGEQPASTAASPTSPVGKKRSRESMDTSDSGDVNSDKKMGTAEAEHIDVESPLSNGTCRRIKVKRVCTRIDPSDTSLVVKDGYQWRKYGQKVTRDNPSPRAYFRCAFAPSCPVKKKVQRSAEDSSVVEATYEGEHNHPRPTRAGELPSCATQGGGSVPCSISINSSGPTITLDLTKNGGGVQVVEAGEAQPDLKKVCREVASPEFRAALVEQMARELTGDRKFTDALAAAILRKLPDY, encoded by the exons ATGGACACGGCGCGGCGCTCACCGGTCTGCCTCGACCTCATGGTCGGGCTTCCCATGGTCTGCGAGCCATCTTCAGCGAGGTGCACCGGAATGAGAGCCCAAGCCGACATTGCAAGCTCGGCCTGTGGCAGAGCAACTTCCATGACCAGCAGCGAG GCAAATAAGATTATGGAGGCGAAGTTCACGGAGGTGACCGAGGAGAACCGGAGGCTGACCGAGATGATCGGCTACCTGTACGCTAATAGCCAGAATTTCGCGCGACAGAGTCCCGAAGGCGAGGGCGAGCAGCCCGCAAGTACTGCTGCGTCGCCGACATCGCCGGTGGGCAAGAAAAGGAGCAGGGAGAGCATGGACACGTCGGATTCTGGCGATGTCAACAGCGACAAGAAAATGGGCACGGCCGAGGCCGAGCATATCGACGTCGAGAGCCCGCTGAGCAACGGCACTTGCCGGAGAATCAAGGTCAAGAGGGTCTGCACCCGGATTGACCCATCGGACACGAGCCTC GTGGTTAAAGATGGGTATCAATGGCGGAAGTACGGGCAGAAGGTGACACGGGACAACCCGTCCCCCAGAGCCTACTTCCGATGCGCCTTCGCGCCGTCCTGCCCTGTCAAGAAGAAG GTTCAGAGAAGCGCGGAGGACAGCTCGGTGGTGGAGGCGACGTACGAGGGCGAGCACAACCACCCGCGCCCCACGCGGGCCGGCGAGCTGCCGAGCTGCGCAACGCAGGGCGGCGGCTCGGTGCCGTGCTCCATCTCCATCAACTCCTCCGGCCCGACCATCACGCTGGACCTCACCAAGAACGGGGGAGGCGTGCAGGTCGTCGAGGCAGGGGAGGCGCAACCGGACCTGAAGAAGGTGTGCCGGGAGGTCGCGTCGCCGGAGTTCCGGGCGGCTCTGGTGGAGCAGATGGCCCGCGAGCTCACCGGCGACCGAAAGTTcaccgacgcgctcgccgccgcgatcctgCGGAAGCTGCCGGATTATTAG